Proteins encoded in a region of the Diabrotica virgifera virgifera chromosome 4, PGI_DIABVI_V3a genome:
- the LOC114332996 gene encoding uncharacterized protein LOC114332996 gives MYRLILPVFVLFVTAKIAAHPLDLSDFKQEVIELTKVLHNECVGKTGVNEQIIDKAKEGVFEDDVKFKKYLSCCWVTSGVMEKSGKLNEDMLIGFIPPKYKTTIGKSVLTCQKNVAGIKPLHNMVFEMEKCIYAAAPELFVMF, from the exons ATGTATCGGCTTATATTACCAGTATTTGTATTATTCGTAACAGCCAAAATAGCAGCACATCCTTTGGACTTATCA GATTTTAAGCAAGAAGTTATAGAGCTTACAAAAGTACTACACAATGAATGTGTAGGGAAAACAGGTGTGAATGAACAAATAATAGATAAAGCGAAAGAGGGTGTTTTCGAAGATGACGTTAAATTTAAG aaatatttgtcgtgttgcTGGGTCACCTCAGGTGTG aTGGAAAAGTCGGGAAAACTGAATGAAGACATGCTTATTGGTTTCATACCTCCTAAGTATAAAACAACTATTGGGAAATCAGTTCTGACATGTCAAAAAAACGTTGCAG gtATAAAACCTCTTCATAATATGGTATTTGAAATGGAAAAATGTATATATGCCGCTGCGCCAGAG CTGTTTGTTATGTTTTAA